From Helicoverpa armigera isolate CAAS_96S chromosome 17, ASM3070526v1, whole genome shotgun sequence, one genomic window encodes:
- the LOC135118009 gene encoding 15-hydroxyprostaglandin dehydrogenase [NAD(+)]-like yields the protein MQWDPKDKTFLITGGASGLGAEYAQAFLQHGAKRVAILDIAVEVGKATAERLNKSHPDKAVFISCDVSKEEDIAAAFAAALAQLKQIDVIINNAGIMVDAPNMWRTACDVNWQGVVSFSLKGINHMRKDEGGAGGTIVNIASIAAISRAGALPIYYGSKIAVLHFSQCISEKPFFENTGVRVLTMCLGGTDTPLMQNLGARSYDRKLGEFIAAKVKNDGVTFQKVESGVKAMVDMFSIGTPGSIWLSIDNKPVQDITPNVSSAFDGFEKLLYGA from the exons ATGCAGTGGGACCCGAaagacaaaacatttttgatcacCGGCGGAGCTTCTGGTCTAGGGGCTGAATATGCTCAAGCTTTCCTCCAACATGGAGCaaag cgGGTTGCCATACTGGACATCGCGGTGGAGGTCGGCAAGGCGACGGCTGAGCGGCTGAACAAGAGTCACCCCGACAAGGCGGTGTTCATCAGCTGCGACGTGAGCAAGGAGGAGGACATAGCTGCCGCCTTCGCCGCGGCGCTCGCGCAGCTCAAGCAGATCGACGTCATCATCAACAACGCCGGCATCATGGTCGACGCGCCCAACATGTGGAGAACTGCATGCGATGTTAATTGG caAGGAGTGGTATCGTTCTCATTAAAAGGCATCAACCACATGAGAAAGGATGAAGGTGGCGCTGGTGGAACTATAGTCAACATTGCTTCGATAGCCGCTATATCTAGAGCTGGGGCCTTACCAATTTACTACGGTTCGAAAATAGCTGTCCTACACTTCAGCCAATGTATATCG GAGAAACCTTTCTTTGAAAACACAGGTGTCAGGGTTCTGACAATGTGTCTGGGAGGCACCGACACTCCTTTGATGCAAAATTTGGGAGCAAGGTCTTATGATCGAAAACTTGGAGAATTCATAGCTGCAAAAGTTAAAAATGATGGAGTGACATTTCAAAA ggTGGAGTCAGGAGTTAAGGCAATGGTTGACATGTTCAGCATTGGCACGCCAGGCTCCATTTGGCTTTCCATAGACAACAAACCAGTGCAAGACATAACTCCAAATGTTAGTAGTGCTTTCGATGGTTTCGAGAAATTATTGTACGGAgcataa
- the LOC126055469 gene encoding uncharacterized protein LOC126055469, with amino-acid sequence MVITRSQSDLTELEEQRRASERRDPGLLASLQRREAERIARERMRRLSMDPPASPQVEQSTLLATEHAVAGPSSRSVRSTTSATTRLRLAELEAAEKLAALTRRELEMEAELVKKRLAAEVSVIQDDQESVQDEALHDDHQHQHNKVSQWLNTHTPAARGEGAAHTAEEHRPARDERPRERSPSRNRNSIDQLAVTLEKMARPRLRHTDLPAFSGTVSEWLAFKAAFNDTTNMYTVSTAENLQRLRTCLKGEAREAVAALLHTATDPAVIMRTLEQCFGRPEMIIDKALDELKRVPRPGSSAAELNSFAVKVQNTICTLKAIDRRGYLYNPLLTREILEKLSPHLRSRWCDFACDNEGTAEPEICSLARFLMREADRALRYTYSTVTSASTAGQKREVRPAASKFPVAGKKKQGAVYAAIETAVDQCFLCKENHALTQCPKYKAMDVGQRWEFVKENGICFKCAVKKHRRVLCRAKPCGQNECRRPHHVTLHSDPPAKKEETVTSKTQTEEAVMSVANRAAADNRAVLLKMCPVVIGGPRGEVRTHALLDEGATITLIDSSLAESIGAEGTVRPLHICGVNMSSQEEDSQVVTIKIRGVGKECSPHQLQARTIKDLKLHQQTVPASLLGYKHLRDLPANEVCYAPTRPGVLIGTDHWEHIVSRELRVGGPNQPAASRTQLGWVVHGTAPRTLVATEGGVLHIHERDMKGDNQLHELVEAHFKIEALGVTHKPRVSDADRRAQAIVEATTTAIEGGYQVGLPWREDAVSMPPSYKAALRRLIKIEQKMDAAPEFAVQYTSQIDNLLDKGYAVPCDGTEKASPKCWYLPHFAVQNPNKPGKQRLVFDAAARSNGVCLNDALLEGPDLLLSLPGIIFRFREKAVAITADIQEMFLRIKIRPEDQPAQQFLWRGKNRSNPPQEYKMTSMIFGAASSPFMAHYVRNHNAELHGEECPLALDAITRHHYMDDLVVSYDNADEAHTAVQELQKVHAVAGFTLRGWSSNDPGVLRSVPSELHTTAPTQLGGELPASKILGLYWSAERDELGFNTAMNRVPAEVRNRKRAPTKREALSAVMSIYDPLGLLSHYTVRAKIILQNLWRLQMSWDDSIPQEDNEQFSEWLSQLSNLTDLKLPRCYETTHHDERELHVLCDASEQAYAAVAYWRMPNKDGAADVVLVAAKAKVAPRKAQTIPRLELQAAVIGARLAEAIRKEHRLNITRTVYWTDSTTVVHWIQHDARRYTPFVAHRLGEIAELTSKEEWRWLPTQLNVADDATRLTDAPIGASDRWFQGPSFLQSGEHCWPCRASPEDDDEHETLHVAEAPASWLPNPARFSRYNVLVRATARALLFVDKCRRAATTLELRHIERAEKELLRRSQEESFADEMARMQSARPLPRTSRLYKLDPVMEDGYRVRGRIEAATAPAETKRPVILDGRHPLTKLLVQKEHCAAGHANRERVTNDLRQRYWVLRLRPTVRAVEASCAFCRRRRAVPRPPATGDLPRARLDPFHRPFTNCGVDYFGPMNVKVGRRREKRWGALFTCLTCRAVHLELVASLSTDSAIMALRRMAARRGWPSIMYSDNGTNFRGADAELRAAYNEWLPALKEVGLAAKMEWRFIPPGAPNQGGAWERMVRTVKSALGTTLHERAPSEEVLLTLLTEAEFAVNARPLTHVSVNPLDPEALTPNHFLLGSSTGLPTTGPCDEADRRTWRAAQALADRFWARWVREYLPLLAPRGEPQNNERPLQTGDVVLIADGTLPRNVWPMGIVERTHPGPDGGIRVAEVRTRTGVFRRPVSKLVVLVKEEATRAAPGGELLRTPSLQ; translated from the coding sequence ATGGTTATCACACGTAGCCAGAGTGACTTGACGGAGTTGGAGGAGCAGAGGCGGGCCTCTGAACGACGAGACCCGGGCCTGCTCGCATCGCTGCAGCGTCGGGAAGCGGAGAGGATAGCTAGGGAGCGGATGCGTCGCCTCTCCATGGACCCGCCGGCATCACCGCAGGTAGAACAATCCACTTTATTAGCCACTGAGCATGCTGTCGCTGGACCTTCATCTAGGTCAGTGAGGTCGACTACCAGCGCGACCACGCGCTTAAGGCTTGCCGAGTTAGAGGCAGCTGAAAAGCTGGCTGCTCTCACCCGTCGAGAGCTGGAAATGGAAGCTGAACTGGTGAAAAAGCGGCTTGCCGCTGAAGTATCTGTGATTCAGGACGACCAGGAGAGCGTGCAGGACGAGGCCCTGCACGATGATCACCAGCACCAGCATAATAAGGTAAGCCAGTGGCTGAATACCCATACCCCCGCTGCACGGGGGGAGGGGGCCGCACATACTGCGGAAGAACACAGACCAGCGCGAGATGAACGGCCGCGGGAGAGGTCGCCGTctagaaatagaaatagtaTAGATCAACTTGCTGTAACATTGGAAAAGATGGCGCGCCCTCGGCTGAGGCATACGGACCTGCCGGCGTTCTCCGGAACGGTGAGTGAATGGCTTGCATTCAAGGCAGCCTTCAATGATACTACCAATATGTATACAGTGTCCACGGCTGAGAACCTTCAGCGGCTCAGGACGTGCCTCAAGGGCGAGGCACGGGAGGCGGTAGCAGCACTGCTGCATACAGCAACTGATCCGGCTGTAATAATGAGGACGCTGGAACAGTGTTTTGGTCGGCCGGAAATGATTATCGACAAGGCGCTGGACGAGTTGAAACGCGTGCCGCGGCCCGGATCTTCGGCGGCAGAGTTAAATAGCTTTGCAGTTAAGGTACAAAATACAATATGCACACTCAAAGCCATTGATCGTCGCGGATATCTATATAATCCGTTACTTACAAGGGAAATTTTGGAGAAGCTGTCACCACACCTGAGATCGAGATGGTGTGACTTCGCCTGCGATAACGAGGGTACTGCGGAGCCAGAGATATGTAGCCTAGCACGTTTTTTGATGCGCGAGGCAGACAGGGCGCTGAGATATACTTACTCAACAGTAACGAGCGCCTCGACTGCCGGTCAAAAACGGGAGGTCCGGCCTGCAGCATCTAAGTTCCCAGTCGCCGGCAAGAAAAAGCAAGGTGCAGTATATGCCGCTATTGAGACAGCGGTCGACCAATGTTTCCTATGTAAAGAAAACCACGCGCTGACACAATGCCCTAAATATAAGGCCATGGATGTGGGCCAGCGCTGGGAGTTTGTAAAAGAAAACGGCATTTGCTTTAAATGCGCCGTCAAGAAACATCGGCGCGTCTTATGCCGGGCAAAGCCGTGCGGCCAGAACGAGTGCCGCCGGCCGCATCACGTGACCTTACATTCCGATCCTCCTGCCAAGAAGGAGGAAACAGTCACATCCAAGACACAGACGGAGGAAGCAGTAATGTCGGTAGCCAACCGAGCCGCCGCCGACAACAGGGCCGTTCTGCTGAAGATGTGCCCCGTGGTCATAGGAGGACCACGGGGGGAGGTAAGGACCCACGCGCTCCTCGATGAAGGAGCAACTATCACATTAATTGACAGCAGCCTGGCAGAAAGTATTGGCGCAGAAGGCACCGTGCGGCCACTGCACATCTGCGGCGTCAACATGTCCTCGCAGGAGGAGGACAGCCAGGTGGTCACCATTAAGATAAGAGGGGTGGGCAAGGAGTGCTCGCCCCACCAGCTTCAAGCAAGGACAATCAAAGACCTGAAGCTGCATCAGCAAACAGTGCCGGCGTCGCTGCTTGGTTATAAGCACCTGCGGGACCTGCCGGCAAACGAGGTTTGTTACGCGCCTACACGTCCAGGAGTATTGATTGGAACGGATCACTGGGAACACATTGTCTCGCGAGAACTCCGGGTCGGAGGTCCGAACCAACCTGCTGCATCAAGAACACAGCTGGGTTGGGTGGTGCATGGAACAGCACCTCGGACACTCGTGGCCACTGAAGGTGGAGTGCTACATATTCATGAACGAGACATGAAAGGTGATAATCAACTTCATGAACTTGTGGAGGCGCATTTCAAGATCGAGGCCCTAGGTGTCACTCACAAGCCAAGAGTGAGCGACGCGGACCGTCGAGCACAGGCCATCGTGGAGGCCACAACCACAGCCATCGAGGGCGGCTACCAAGTGGGGCTGCCGTGGCGAGAAGACGCAGTGTCCATGCCGCCTAGCTATAAGGCGGCACTACGAAGACTGATCAAGATTGAACAGAAGATGGACGCCGCGCCTGAATTCGCGGTGCAATATACATCACAGATAGATAACCTATTGGATAAAGGTTATGCAGTGCCATGCGACGGGACGGAGAAGGCCAGCCCCAAGTGCTGGTACCTTCCACACTTCGCGGTGCAGAACCCAAACAAGCCAGGTAAGCAGAGACTTGTGTTTGATGCAGCAGCCCGAAGCAATGGTGTGTGTCTTAACGACGCACTCCTGGAAGGCCCCGATTTACTGCTCTCCCTCCCAGGCATTATATTCAGATTTCGAGAGAAGGCTGTGGCCATCACAGCTGATATCCAAGAGATGTTCTTGCGTATAAAAATACGCCCCGAAGATCAGCCAGCTCAGCAGTTCCTCTGGAGAGGAAAGAACAGAAGCAACCCGCCTCAAGAATACAAGATGACAAGTATGATATTCGGCGCGGCGAGCTCTCCATTCATGGCGCATTATGTGCGCAACCACAACGCTGAGCTGCATGGCGAGGAGTGCCCGCTGGCACTGGACGCCATCACACGCCATCATTACATGGACGATTTGGTGGTAAGTTATGATAACGCCGACGAGGCACACACTGCAGTACAAGAGTTACAGAAAGTACACGCCGTCGCCGGGTTCACGCTGCGAGGATGGAGCTCCAACGATCCAGGAGTTCTGCGCAGCGTGCCTTCAGAGCTGCACACTACTGCACCTACACAACTGGGTGGTGAGTTGCCTGCCAGCAAGATATTAGGCCTATACTGGAGCGCTGAACGTGACGAGCTCGGGTTCAACACTGCGATGAACCGAGTGCCAGCCGAGGTGCGCAACCGAAAGCGCGCACCAACGAAGAGAGAGGCTTTGAGCGCAGTCATGTCAATCTATGACCCGCTTGGGCTTCTAAGTCACTACACAGTAAGGGCGAAGATTATCCTTCAGAACCTATGGAGGCTCCAAATGTCTTGGGACGACTCCATTCCACAAGAGGACAATGAACAGTTCTCGGAATGGTTGTCGCAACTGTCAAACCTAACCGATTTAAAGCTGCCCAGGTGCTACGAGACAACCCACCATGATGAGCGTGAACTGCATGTGCTGTGCGACGCCAGCGAGCAGGCATACGCTGCTGTGGCGTACTGGCGGATGCCGAACAAGGACGGCGCCGCAGACGTCGTGCTGGTCGCTGCCAAGGCCAAGGTGGCGCCGCGGAAGGCGCAGACCATACCGCGCTTGGAGCTGCAAGCCGCGGTCATAGGGGCCAGGCTAGCCGAAGCTATAAGAAAAGAGCATCGGCTTAACATAACAAGAACCGTCTACTGGACGGACTCAACCACAGTCGTGCATTGGATACAGCACGACGCGCGGCGATACACGCCCTTCGTCGCGCATCGCCTCGGCGAGATCGCCGAGCTAACTTCAAAGGAAGAATGGCGTTGGCTTCCAACGCAACTTAACGTGGCGGATGACGCCACACGTTTAACTGACGCACCCATAGGTGCGAGTGATAGATGGTTTCAGGGTCCGAGTTTCCTCCAGAGCGGCGAGCACTGCTGGCCTTGCCGAGCCAGCCCCGAAGATGACGACGAGCACGAGACGCTGCACGTCGCCGAGGCCCCTGCAAGCTGGCTGCCTAACCCAGCCCGCTTCTCCCGCTACAACGTGCTGGTGAGGGCCACGGCGAGGGCGCTCTTGTTCGTTGACAAGTGTCGGCGCGCCGCCACCACGCTCGAGCTCCGCCACATTGAACGGGCGGAGAAGGAGCTGCTGCGACGCTCCCAGGAAGAGAGCTTCGCAGACGAGATGGCGCGCATGCAGTCGGCGCGTCCCCTGCCACGGACGAGCCGGCTGTACAAGCTGGATCCCGTCATGGAGGACGGCTACCGGGTGCGAGGCCGCATCGAGGCGGCTACTGCACCAGCTGAAACCAAACGGCCAGTCATACTGGACGGCCGTCACCCACTAACTAAACTTTTGGTACAGAAGGAGCATTGTGCTGCGGGTCACGCCAACAGAGAGCGCGTGACCAACGACCTGCGGCAGCGCTACTGGGTGCTGCGACTACGCCCTACCGTGCGCGCCGTCGAGGCCAGCTGCGCCTTCTGCCGGCGCAGACGCGCCGTGCCCCGACCACCAGCTACAGGCGACCTGCCCCGAGCCCGCCTGGACCCGTTCCACCGCCCGTTCACCAACTGCGGGGTGGACTACTTCGGGCCCATGAACGTCAAGGTGGGCCGTCGCCGAGAGAAGAGGTGGGGCGCGCTCTTCACGTGCCTGACGTGTCGCGCTGTCCACCTTGAGCTGGTGGCTTCCCTGTCGACGGACTCTGCCATCATGGCGCTGCGCCGCATGGCTGCGCGCAGGGGATGGCCGAGCATCATGTACTCCGACAACGGCACCAACTTCAGAGGTGCCGACGCCGAGCTTCGAGCAGCATACAACGAGTGGTTGCCGGCCCTGAAAGAAGTAGGGCTGGCGGCCAAGATGGAGTGGCGGTTCATACCGCCTGGCGCGCCGAACCAGGGAGGCGCCTGGGAGAGGATGGTGCGAACCGTCAAGTCGGCTCTCGGCACCACGCTCCACGAGAGGGCGCCCTCCGAAGAAGTCCTGCTGACCCTGCTGACTGAGGCAGAGTTCGCAGTCAACGCGCGCCCCCTGACTCACGTGAGCGTGAATCCTCTCGACCCCGAGGCGCTCACCCCCAACCACTTCCTGTTGGGCTCATCAACGGGCCTGCCCACTACGGGCCCATGCGACGAGGCGGACCGCAGAACCTGGCGGGCCGCTCAAGCGCTCGCTGACCGGTTCTGGGCGCGCTGGGTGCGCGAGTATCTACCCTTGCTCGCGCCTCGAGGCGAGCCCCAGAACAACGAGCGACCACTGCAGACCGGCGACGTGGTTCTCATCGCCGACGGGACGCTGCCGCGTAACGTCTGGCCGATGGGGATCGTCGAGCGCACACATCCTGGACCTGACGGCGGCATCAGAGTCGCCGAGGTGCGGACACGAACGGGAGTCTTCCGGCGCCCAGTCAGCAAGCTCGTCGTCCTCGTGAAGGAGGAGGCTACGCGTGCTGCGCCGGGGGGAGAGCTGTTGCGGACGCCGAGCCTGCAGTAG
- the LOC135118010 gene encoding 15-hydroxyprostaglandin dehydrogenase [NAD(+)]-like yields MQWDPKDKTFLITGGASGLGAEYAQAFLEHGAKKVAILDIAVEVGKATAERLNKSHPDKAVFISCDVSKEEDIADAFAAALAQLKQIDVIINNAGIMVDAPNMWRTACDVNWQGLISFTLKGIKHMRKDEGGAGGTIINISSVAAISKNPALPIYFGSKMAVLHFGQCIAMGSFFDDTGVRVLTMCPGATDTPLLHNLEQRAYDPKLGKGLADIFELEETICQKTQSAVTAVLHMYKVGAPATTWLTMDDKPARDITATIDSAFDSFEKALFN; encoded by the exons ATGCAGTGGGACCCGAaagacaaaacatttttgatcacCGGCGGAGCTTCTGGTCTAGGAGCTGAATATGCTCAAGCTTTCCTCGAACATGGAGCAAAG AAAGTGGCTATACTAGACATAGCGGTGGAGGTTGGCAAGGCGACGGCTGAGCGGCTGAACAAGAGTCACCCCGACAAGGCGGTGTTCATCAGCTGCGACGTGAGCAAGGAGGAGGACATAGCTGACGCCTTCGCCGCGGCGCTCGCGCAGCTCAAACAGATCGACGTCATCATCAACAACGCCGGCATCATGGTCGACGCGCCCAACATGTGGAGAACTGCATGCGATGTTAATTGG CAAGGACTTATTTCTTTCACATTGAAAGGCATCAAGCATATGCGCAAAGACGAAGGTGGTGCCGGTGGAACCATAATCAACATTTCTTCAGTGGCTGCTATATCTAAAAACCCGGCGTTACCAATTTACTTTGGTTCCAAAATGGCTGTATTGCACTTTGGTCAATGCATAGCG ATGGGTTCATTCTTCGACGACACCGGCGTCAGAGTTTTAACGATGTGCCCAGGAGCTACAGATACTCCGTTACTTCACAATTTGGAGCAGAGGGCATATGATCCAAAACTTGGAAAGGGCTTGGCCGACATCTTTGAATTAGAAGAAACTATATGCCAAAA GACACAATCGGCAGTGACCGCGGTTCTCCACATGTACAAAGTCGGCGCACCTGCCACGACTTGGCTGACCATGGATGACAAACCAGCTCGCGACATAACGGCTACTATTGATAGCGCTTTTGATAGTTTTGAAAAAGCACTGTTTAACTAA
- the LOC110384267 gene encoding uncharacterized protein LOC110384267 has translation MQWDPKDKTFLITGGASGLGAEYAQAFLNHGAKRVAILDIAAEVGKATAERLNKSHPDKAVFISCDASKEEDTAAAFAAALAQLKQIDVIINNAGIMVDAPNMWRTASDVNWQGVVSFSLKGINHMRKDEGGAGGTIVNIASIAAISRAGALPIYYGSKIAVLHFSQCISEKPFFENTGVRVLTMCLGGTDTPLMQNLGARSYDRKLGEFIAAKVENDGVTFQKVESGVKAMVDMFNSGTPGSIWLSIDNKPVQDITPNVSSAFDGFEKLLYGAIVDKMQWDPKDKTFLITGGASGLGAEYAQAFLEHGAKKVAILDIAVEVGKATAERLNKSHPDKAVFISCDVSKEEDIAAAFAAALAQLKQIDVIINNAGIMVDAPNMWRTACDVNWQGLISFTLKGIKHMRTDEGGAGGTIINISSIASITKNPALPMYCASKMAVLHFGQCIAMGSFFDDTGVRVLTMCPGATDTPLLHNLAQRSYDPKLGKTLEAVLDDYVCQKTESAVAAVVHMYKIAAPATTWVTMDDKPARDITASIDSAFDSFEKLLAS, from the exons ATGCAGTGGGACCCGAAAGACAAAACGTTTTTGATCACCGGCGGAGCTTCTGGTCTAGGAGCTGAATATGCTCAAGCTTTCCTCAACCATGGAGCAaag cgGGTAGCTATACTAGACATCGCGGCGGAGGTTGGCAAGGCGACGGCTGAGCGGCTGAACAAGAGTCACCCCGACAAGGCGGTGTTCATCAGCTGCGACGCGAGCAAGGAGGAGGACACAGCTGCCGCCTTCGCCGCGGCGCTCGCGCAGCTCAAGCAGATCGACGTCATCATCAACAACGCTGGCATCATGGTCGACGCGCCCAACATGTGGAGAACTGCTTCAGACGTTAATTGG CAAGGAGTGGTATCGTTCTCATTAAAAGGCATCAACCATATGAGAAAGGATGAAGGTGGCGCTGGTGGAACTATCGTCAACATTGCTTCTATAGCCGCTATATCTAGAGCTGGGGCCTTACCAATTTACTACGGGTCGAAAATAGCGGTCCTACACTTCAGCCAGTGTATATCG GAGAAACCGTTTTTTGAAAACACAGGTGTCAGGGTTCTGACAATGTGTCTGGGAGGCACCGACACTCCTTTGATGCAAAATTTGGGAGCAAGGTCCTACGATCGAAAACTTGGAGAATTCATAGCTGCAAAAGTTGAAAATGATGGAGTGACATTTCAAAA GGTGGAGTCAGGAGTCAAGGCAATGGTTGACATGTTCAACTCCGGCACGCCAGGCTCCATTTGGCTGTCCATAGACAACAAACCAGTACAAGACATAACTCCAAATGTTAGCAGTGCTTTCGATGGTTTTGAGAAATTATTGTACGGAGC TATTGTTGACAAGATGCAGTGGGACCCCAaagacaaaacatttttgatcacCGGCGGAGCTTCTGGGCTAGGAGCTGAATATGCTCAAGCTTTTCTCGAACATGGAGCAAAG AAAGTGGCTATACTGGACATCGCGGTGGAGGTTGGCAAGGCGACGGCTGAGCGGCTGAACAAGAGTCACCCCGACAAGGCGGTGTTCATCAGCTGCGACGTGAGCAAGGAGGAGGACATAGCTGCCGCCTTCGCCGCGGCGCTCGCGCAGCTCAAGCAGATCGACGTCATCATCAACAACGCCGGCATCATGGTCGACGCGCCCAACATGTGGAGAACCGCTTGTGACGTTAATTGG CAAGGACTTATCTCTTTCACATTGAAAGGCATCAAGCATATGCGCACAGACGAAGGTGGTGCCGGTGGAACAATTATCAACATTTCTTCAATAGCTTCTATAACGAAAAACCCGGCTCTGCCAATGTACTGTGCTTCGAAAATGGCTGTACTGCACTTTGGTCAATGCATAGCG ATGGGTTCATTTTTCGACGACACCGGCGTCAGAGTTTTAACGATGTGCCCAGGAGCCACAGATACTCCGTTGCTGCATAATTTGGCACAGAGGTCATATGATCCAAAACTTGGAAAAACCTTGGAAGCTGTTTTAGACGACTATGTATGCCAGAA AACGGAATCAGCAGTGGCGGCGGTTGTCCACATGTACAAAATTGCTGCTCCCGCCACGACTTGGGTGACCATGGATGACAAACCAGCTCGCGATATAACAGCTAGTATTGACAGCGCTTTTGATAGTTTCGAGAAATTATTGGCttcttaa
- the LOC110384262 gene encoding protein prenyltransferase alpha subunit repeat-containing protein 1 → MDDHNNGLAEKIIKELNHVLANPGLTEFDIVPLESNKNKSPVLYVNTSVGLESWCVKHVYMYCYNELIVDFLTNPKRRLSRISNLNFKRIAHLLNTTILLNPDISTLWNKRREMLGKNYLEWSSELQFARLVLSRKPKCNDAFAYRRWILQDFLKGDVQQPYQLIDSVLVEELDVCNMAADKCQNNYHCWDHRRWLHNICGKLQFGFNSALFSFTEYQFIKDWTSKHVSDHSCFHYRQFCVKKLYEVDERWTVFEKMIQVDLRENLQKVVEAHLPNDASVTPNKTFKKTIDDDDLIALVLGHGPGTCICNNTSNTCQKLEILFYELVSNDELLKYYKYHETLWYHRRFVVHEILETMYEYLGIERTNGKLVKRTLSPEEIERRDTCINCDNAELKEHHSKVEQLEIGWVYNCELFKVLVKHEKELIKDRRRDSDKYAGRHEDYLKYVEGLDKYF, encoded by the exons ATGGACGACCACAACAACGGGCTGGcggagaaaataataaaagagttGAATCATGTTCTTGCAAATCCTggatt GACCGAGTTCGACATTGTTCCTTTAGAATCAAATAAGAACAAATCGCCTGTTCTGTATGTTAACACATCTGTGGGATTGGAGTCTTGGTGTGTGAAACATGTGTACATGTACTGCTACAATGAACTGATCGTGGATTTCCTCACTAATCCAAAGCGAAGACTCAGCAGGATATCTAATCTAAACTTCAAACGGATAGCACATTTGTTAAATACAACAATACTGCTGAATCCTGATATAAGTACTCTTTGGAACAAGAGGCGTGAGATGTTGGGGAAGAATTACCTTGAGTGGTCGTCAGAATTACAGTTCGCAAGGTTGGTCTTATCCAGAAAGCCTAAATGTAATGATGCTTTTGCATATAGACGGTGGATCCTACAAGATTTCCTGAAAG GGGATGTGCAGCAACCTTACCAGTTAATAGATTCTGTACTAGTTGAAGAGCTTGATGTGTGCAACATGGCTGCCGACAAATGCCAAAACAATTATCACTGCTGGGACCATCGCAGGTGGCTACATAATATTTGCGGGAAATTGCAATTCGGTTTCAATTCCGCCCTCTTCTCCTTTACTGAATACCAATTTATCAAGGATTGGACCTCAAAACATGTGTCCGACCACAGTTGCTTTCACTACCGCCAGTTCTGCGTAAAAAAGCTCTATGAAGTAGATGAACGGTGGACAGTATTTGAAAAAATGATACAAGTTGACTTACGCGAGAATTTGCAAAAGGTTGTGGAGGCTCATTTACCTAATGATGCAAGTGTGACGCCCAACAagacattcaagaaaacaattgACGATGATGACCTCATTGCCTTAGTGTTAGGCCACGGTCCCGGTACATGCATATGCAACAATACATCCAACACATGTCAAAAATTAGAAATCCTGTTCTATGAACTAGTATCAAATGATGAGCTGCTGAAATACTATAAATATCATGAAACTCTCTGGTATCACCGGCGGTTTGTAGTACATGAGATCTTAGAGACTATGTATGAGTATTTAGGAATAGAGAGGACGAATGGAAAACTTGTAAAGAGGACTTTATCACCTGAGGAGATAGAACGCAGAGATACATGTATAAATTGTGATAATGCTGAATTAAAGGAACATCATAGTAAGGTTGAACAGCTAGAGATTGGCTGGGTTTATAACTGTGAGCTATTCAAAGTCTTAGTGAAACATGAGAAAGAGTTGATAAAAGATAGGCGAAGAGATTCTGACAAATATGCGGGTAGGCATGAAGACTACCTGAAGTACGTTGAGGGACTTGATAagtacttttaa